From the Salinimicrobium tongyeongense genome, one window contains:
- a CDS encoding aminopeptidase P family protein, producing MKYHQIDRKLFIKNRKNFTEKMQPKSLAVFNSNDIYPIGADSTMPFQQARDLFYLSGVDQDKSILVLFPDAPSEKHREMLFLTETNDHIAVWEGEKLTKEKAFEVSGIKNVFWLKDFEKVFFEVMTQCDTVYFNTNEHYRANVETETREARFIKWCKEQFPAHRVAKSNPILQRLRSVKDPIELDLMQQACNITEKAFRRVLKFVKPGVWEYEIEAEYWHEMIRNRSKGFAYTPIIASGNNANVLHYIENNQQCKEGELILLDTGAEYANYASDLTRTIPVSGRYTKRQKEVYKAVNRVKNDATKMLVPGTDWAEYHKEVGKLMTSELLGLGLLDKADVQNEDPEWPAYKKYFMHGTSHNIGLDTHDYGLLYEPIQANMVFTVEPGIYIPDEGFGIRLEDDVVIQEKGEPFNLMRNIPIEADEIEEIMNS from the coding sequence ATGAAATATCACCAAATAGACCGCAAGCTGTTCATCAAGAACAGAAAGAATTTTACTGAAAAAATGCAGCCTAAAAGCCTGGCGGTATTCAATTCCAATGACATTTACCCTATTGGAGCCGACAGTACCATGCCCTTTCAACAGGCCAGGGACCTTTTCTACCTTAGTGGCGTAGATCAAGACAAAAGCATCCTGGTGCTATTTCCCGATGCCCCTTCAGAAAAACACAGGGAAATGCTTTTCCTTACCGAAACCAATGACCACATTGCTGTTTGGGAAGGTGAAAAACTCACCAAAGAGAAAGCATTTGAAGTATCAGGCATCAAAAATGTCTTCTGGCTCAAAGATTTTGAAAAAGTCTTTTTTGAAGTTATGACCCAATGTGACACGGTATACTTCAATACCAACGAACATTACCGGGCAAATGTGGAGACCGAAACCCGCGAAGCCAGGTTCATCAAATGGTGCAAAGAGCAATTCCCGGCGCACCGGGTGGCAAAGAGCAACCCTATCCTGCAGCGCCTGCGCTCGGTAAAAGACCCTATTGAACTCGACCTTATGCAGCAGGCCTGTAATATTACCGAAAAAGCCTTCCGCAGAGTTTTAAAATTTGTAAAACCGGGAGTTTGGGAATATGAGATCGAAGCCGAATACTGGCACGAAATGATCCGCAACCGCTCTAAAGGTTTCGCCTATACTCCTATCATCGCGAGCGGAAATAATGCCAACGTGCTCCACTACATTGAAAACAACCAGCAGTGTAAAGAAGGGGAATTAATCCTTCTGGACACAGGTGCCGAATATGCCAATTATGCGAGCGACCTTACCAGGACTATCCCAGTTTCCGGAAGGTATACCAAACGCCAGAAAGAAGTTTACAAGGCCGTGAACCGCGTGAAGAACGACGCTACAAAAATGCTTGTTCCCGGCACCGATTGGGCCGAATACCACAAGGAAGTTGGCAAGCTTATGACTTCAGAGTTACTGGGCCTCGGACTTCTGGATAAAGCTGATGTTCAAAATGAAGACCCCGAATGGCCGGCATACAAGAAATACTTCATGCACGGCACTTCTCATAATATAGGGCTTGACACGCATGACTACGGATTACTTTACGAGCCCATACAGGCAAATATGGTCTTTACCGTAGAACCCGGAATTTATATCCCAGATGAAGGCTTCGGAATTAGACTGGAAGACGACGTGGTGATCCAGGAAAAAGGAGAACCTTTTAATTTGATGCGCAATATCCCTATTGAAGCCGATGAGATTGAAGAGATCATGAATTCATAG
- a CDS encoding alpha/beta fold hydrolase → MKIKFQETEIHYSIVGEGETTVLLHGFLESSEIWEDFLPGFSKYGRIISIDLPGHGKSGVISEVHSMELMAEAVYAVLQATGVKKANFISHSMGGYVSLAFLQQHPEMVNALLLLNSTPQADSEEKKEIRDRSVELVQRNKKAYISMAINNLLSARNATSFSEEIEELKHKAMKFPTKGITAALKGMKIRSAKTEALKNHKSQKTIVAGSEDPLVEIGALKSLAESCGCTFIVFPGGHLSYIENKEQFRKLCFSSKK, encoded by the coding sequence ATGAAGATAAAATTTCAGGAAACGGAGATCCATTATTCAATAGTTGGAGAAGGTGAAACAACTGTACTGCTGCACGGATTTTTAGAATCTTCGGAAATCTGGGAAGATTTCCTGCCCGGGTTCTCAAAATACGGCAGAATCATCAGCATTGACCTGCCGGGGCATGGCAAATCGGGCGTTATTTCTGAAGTGCACAGCATGGAATTAATGGCCGAAGCTGTTTATGCCGTTCTGCAAGCCACAGGTGTCAAAAAGGCCAATTTTATAAGTCATTCCATGGGCGGTTACGTGAGCCTGGCATTCCTGCAACAACATCCTGAAATGGTCAATGCCCTCCTGCTCCTCAATTCTACCCCACAGGCCGATAGTGAAGAGAAAAAAGAGATAAGAGATCGCTCTGTTGAACTGGTGCAGCGAAATAAGAAAGCATACATCAGCATGGCCATCAATAATCTGCTGTCAGCCCGCAATGCCACATCATTTTCCGAAGAAATAGAAGAGCTGAAGCATAAAGCCATGAAATTCCCAACTAAAGGCATCACCGCAGCTTTAAAGGGAATGAAAATACGTTCAGCAAAAACAGAAGCCCTTAAAAATCACAAATCACAAAAGACCATCGTTGCCGGCAGTGAAGATCCCTTAGTAGAAATTGGCGCACTAAAAAGCCTGGCCGAAAGCTGTGGCTGTACGTTCATCGTTTTTCCCGGCGGACATCTTTCCTACATTGAAAATAAAGAACAATTCAGGAAATTATGCTTT